The Camelina sativa cultivar DH55 chromosome 14, Cs, whole genome shotgun sequence genome includes a window with the following:
- the LOC104738591 gene encoding uncharacterized protein LOC104738591, producing MGLPHFPSFEGKGKGKGKLPEVESEHPDCLLLVFPNGTSRDIIIDLDYLGISSAIRDFPTSLDWIGKPNELSKEHFCWDIIYKTAKAVEKPPSISTTSIDASSFRSSSALFSQGSYHELTARQVVRKRRSAVDMDAVTFIDKSAFYQILMHCLPSGSGQPQRQGDQLALPFRALPWDSAEVHLALFVHRVSGLPKGLYFLVRNEDHLSHLKTATRPDFEWKKPDGCPDDLPLYKLTDGDCQKLAKGLSCHQDIAGDGCFSLGMIARFEPALREKGSWMYPRLFWETGVVGQVLYLEAQAMGISATGIGCYFDDPVHEILGINDSSFQSLYHFTVGGPVVDKRIMTLPAYPGPTTTDA from the coding sequence ATGGGCCTCCCTCACTTTCCCTCTTTTGAAGGCAAAGGCAAAGGCAAAGGTAAGCTCCCTGAGGTTGAGTCCGAGCATCCTGACTGCTTGCTCCTCGTCTTCCCAAACGGAACTAGCAGAGATATCATCATCGACTTAGACTACCTCGGGATTAGCTCTGCCATTAGAGACTTCCCAACTAGTCTAGATTGGATTGGGAAGCCCAATGAGCTGAGTAAAGAGCATTTTTGCTGGGACATCATCTATAAGACTGCCAAGGCTGTAGAAAAGCCTCCATCCATCTCCACCACTTCTATTGATGCTTCTTCCTTCAGAAGCAGCAGCGCTCTCTTCAGCCAGGGTTCATATCACGAGTTAACGGCCAGGCAAGTTGTTAGGAAGAGAAGAAGTGCTGTTGATATGGACGCTGTTACTTTTATAGACAAGTCTGCGTTTTACCAGATACTGATGCACTGCCTCCCTTCCGGCTCCGGCCAGCCCCAAAGGCAAGGGGATCAACTTGCGCTGCCGTTTCGGGCTCTTCCTTGGGATTCTGCTGAGGTTCATCTTGCCTTGTTTGTCCACAGAGTTTCGGGTTTGCCAAAGGGTTTGTATTTCCTAGTCAGAAACGAGGATCATCTCAGCCATCTCAAGACTGCTACGAGGCCTGATTTTGAGTGGAAGAAACCTGATGGATGCCCCGATGATCTTCCTCTCTACAAGCTCACCGATGGTGATTGCCAGAAGCTGGCCAAAGGACTATCATGTCATCAGGACATTGCAGGGGATGGATGCTTCAGCTTAGGCATGATAGCTCGGTTTGAACCGGCGCTGCGGGAGAAGGGCTCATGGATGTATCCTCGACTCTTCTGGGAGACGGGTGTTGTTGGCCAAGTTTTGTACCTGGAAGCACAGGCAATGGGGATCTCTGCTACCGGGATTGGGTGCTATTTCGATGATCCGGTTCATGAGATCCTCGGGATTAATGACTCTAGCTTTCAGAGTCTGTACCATTTCACTGTCGGAGGTCCCGTTGTAGACAAGCGGATCATGACTCTTCCTGCTTATCCTGGTCCTACCACTACCGATGCCTAG
- the LOC109128620 gene encoding putative F-box protein At4g21240, producing MSCNKYSPGGNIRVLTLGAQESWRVIKVPSGISQDQDDIPLKHSIKSGVIYSESLVQGGICINGVVYFHEILSNFIMSFNVRSETFDTIKKPDGACGRLDRYVITYALINYQGKLAWICCRSNRLWVLEEAKSKLDWSLSYLNPLNRDPSTDDDDQMIHSSKHYFSGVTHAHEVIYMPKNKKKPFCALYHDLKSNSTRQVAYQEINHKWSYCDDYGSPGFKEMFNYDYFPNHIENIMSLKSLGLADS from the coding sequence ATGTCTTGTAATAAATATTCTCCGGGCGGAAACATTAGAGTTCTTACGTTGGGAGCTCAAGAATCGTGGAGAGTCATCAAAGTTCCCTCTGGCATTTCCCAAGACCAAGACGACATACCCTTGAAACACTCCATCAAGTCGGGTGTTATATATAGTGAGAGTCTTGTCCAAGGTGGAATATGCATCAACGGAGTTGTTTATTTTCATGAGATCCTTAGTAATTTTATTATGAGTTTTAATGTCAGATCAGAAACATTTGATACAATCAAAAAACCCGATGGTGCATGTGGTCGTCTTGACAGATATGTCATCACATATGCTCTGATAAACTACCAAGGAAAGTTAGCTTGGATTTGTTGTCGCAGCAACAGATTATGGGTTCTTGAAGAAGCCAAAAGCAAATTAGATTGGTCGTTGAGCTACTTAAACCCTCTTAATCGTGATCCTTccactgatgatgatgatcaaatgATTCACTCCTCCAAACACTATTTTAGTGGTGTCACTCATGCGCATGAAGTTATTTATAtgcctaaaaataaaaagaaaccgTTTTGTGCTTTGTATCATGATCTCAAAAGTAACAGCACAAGACAAGTTGCTTACCAAGAAATTAACCACAAGTGGTCTTACTGTGATGACTATGGGAGTCCGGGCTTCAAGGAGATGTTTAACTATGACTATTTTCCCAATCACATCGAGAATATAATGTCTCTGAAGAGCCTTGGTTTAGCTGATTCTTAA